One Misgurnus anguillicaudatus chromosome 19, ASM2758022v2, whole genome shotgun sequence genomic region harbors:
- the LOC141350777 gene encoding uncharacterized protein, with product MYRSTPNGYMTSQMCFVTLVYQYELFTVFILDMRTINTDHLLELNEVDEKHQIVKINHNVSQKETLKTEDIKCENSFSEDERPADHKRTHSKEKPFTCQPCGKRFTFKSGLNQHMKTHSGEKLHMCHHCDKSFPDRSQLIIHIRSHTGEKPYTCHLCGKSFGTKPNLKQHMRIHTGEKPHPCHHCEKSFTTADKLKIHMRTHTGEKPYTCQQCGKSFSVDSNLKKHERIHTGEKPFTCHECEKCFRCRSSLTAHMKIHKREKPHVCPYCGKSFGHKNWLKSHIRSHTGVKPFVCSQCGKSFSRKDNLQKHIRVHTGEKTFTCHHCGKGLTNKAQLNAHVRIHTGEKPFKCHQCEKCFISEDTLKRHMTIHREKTFRCHECEKCFRSKSNLTAHMKIHKGEKPHVCLQCGKSFRTKSKLNVHLRTHTGEKPYTCHECKKSFKTKATLNTHMRIHTR from the coding sequence atgtatcgttccacccctaatggatacatgacatctcaaatgtgttttgtcacTCTGGTTTATCAATATGAACTATTTACTGTCTTCATTTTAGATATGAGGACAATAAACACGGATCATCTACTTGAACTGAATGAAGTGGATGAGAAACAtcagattgtaaaaataaaccataatgtttcacagaaagaaactctgaagacagaagacataaagtgtgaaaatagTTTCAGTGAAGATGAACGCCCTGCAGATCACAAGAGGACTCACAGTAAGGAGAAACCTTTCACGTGTCAACCGTGTGGAAAGAGGTTCACCTTTAAATCAGGCCTTAACCAGCACATGAAAACTCACAGTGGGGAAAAGCTACACATGTGCCACCATTGTGACAAGAGTTTCCCAGATAGAAGTCAACTTATAATACACATTAGGtctcatactggagagaaaccttacacttgtcatctgtgtggaaagagtttcggAACAAAACCTAACCTTAAACAacacatgaggattcacaccggagagaaaccacATCCGTGCCATcactgtgaaaagagttttacaactgCAGATAAACTTAAGATACACATGAggactcacactggagagaaaccttacacttgtcaacagtgtggaaagagtttctctGTTGATAGTAACCTTAAAAAGCATgaaagaattcacactggagagaaaccgttcACATGCCATGAGTGTGAAAAATGTTTCAGATGTAGGAGTAGCCTTACAGCACACATGAAAATTCACAAAAGAGAGAAACCTCACGTGTGTCCTtattgtggaaagagtttcggACATAAAAATTGGCTTAAGTCTCACATAAGAAGTCACACTGGAGTGAAACCTTTCGTATGctctcagtgtggaaagagtttttcaAGGAAAGACAATCTTCAGAAACACATAAGAGTTCACACCGGAGAAAAAACGTTCACATGTCATCACTGTGGAAAGGGTTTAACAAATAAAGCCCAACTTAATGCACAtgtgagaattcacactggagagaaaccattcaAGTGCCAtcagtgtgaaaagtgtttcATAAGTGAAGACACTCTTAAGAGACACATGACAATTCACAGAGAAAAAACTTTCAGATGCCATGAGTGTGAAAAATGTTTCAGAAGTAAAAGTAACCTTACAGCACACATGAAAATTCACAAAGGAGAGAAACCTCACGTGTGTCTTCAGTGTGGAAAAAGTTTCAGGACAAAATCTAAGCTTAATGTACATTTAAGAAcacacactggagagaaaccttacacatgCCATGAGTGTAAAAAGAGTTTCAAAACAAAAGCTACCCTTAACACACACATGAGAATCCACACTCGATAG
- the LOC141350780 gene encoding uncharacterized protein isoform X2 yields MEVKEESQAEVDEKHQIVKINHNVSQKETLKTEEIKCENSFSEDERPADHKRTHSEEKPFTCQQCGKSFGRKDNLKTHMRIHSEEKPFTCQQCGKNFRRKVNLNIHARIHTGEKPFTCQQCGKSFTFKSNLNRHMKAHSEEKPHACHHCEKSFSDTSNLKIHIRVHTGEKPYTCHLCGKSFRVESILKIHARIHTGEKPFTCHECGKCFRSKNCLTAHMTIHKGEKPHACLQCGKCFSVESHLKRHMINHSEKKPHACLQCEKSYINKRGLETHMKVHTGEKPYICLLCEKSFTDKRGLETHMITHTKEKPFTCHECKKSFKTKANLKKHARFHTQ; encoded by the coding sequence atggaagtgaaagaggagagtcaagctgaagtggatgagaaacatcagattgtaaaaataaatcataatgtttcacagaaagaaactctgaaGACAGAAGAAATAAAGTGTGAAAATAGTTTCAGTGAAGATGAACGCCCTGCAGATCACAAGAGGACTCACAGTGAagagaaacctttcacatgtcaacagtgtggaaagagtttcggAAGAAAAGATAACCTTAAAACACACATGAGGATTCACAGTGAGgagaaacctttcacatgtcaacagtgtggaaagaatTTCAGAAGAAAAGTTAACCTTAACATACATGCAAGgattcatactggagagaaacctttcacatgtcaacagtgtggaaagagtttcacctTTAAATCGAACCTTAACCGCCACATGAAAGCTCACAGTGAGGAAAAGCCACACGCATGCCATcactgtgaaaagagttttTCAGATACAAGTAATCTTAAGATACACATAAGAGtacacactggagagaaaccttacacttgtcatctgtgtggaaagagtttcagagttGAAAGTATCCTTAAGATTCATgcaagaattcacactggagagaaaccgttcACATGCCATGAGTGTGGAAAATGTTTCAGAAGTAAGAATTGCCTTACAGCACACATGACAATTCACAAAGGAGAAAAACCTCATgcatgtcttcagtgtggaaagTGTTTCAGTGTGGAGAGTCATCTTAAGAGACACATGATAAATCACAGTGAAAAGAAACCTCACgcatgtcttcagtgtgaaaagagttacATAAATAAACGTGGACTTGAGACACACATGaaagttcacactggagagaaaccttacatatGTCTTctgtgtgaaaagagtttcaccGATAAACGTGGACTTGAAACTCACATGATCACTCACACTAAagagaaacctttcacatgccatgagtgtaaaaagagtttcaaaacaaaagcaaaccttaaaaaacacgcaagatttcacactcaatag
- the LOC141350780 gene encoding uncharacterized protein isoform X1 gives MEVKEESQAEVDEKHQIVKINHNVSQKETLKTEEIKCENSFSEDERPADHKRTHSEEKPFTCQQCGKSFGRKDNLKTHMRIHSEEKPFTCQQCGKNFRRKVNLNIHARIHTGEKPFTCQQCGKSFTFKSNLNRHMKAHSEEKPHACHHCEKSFSDTSNLKIHIRVHTGEKPYTCHLCGKSFRVESILKIHARIHTGEKPFTCHECGKCFRSKNCLTAHMTIHKGEKPHACLQCGKCFSVESHLKRHMINHSEKKPHACLQCEKSYINKRGLETHMKVHTGEKPYICLLCEKSFTDKRGLETHMITHTRVSKQKQTLKNTQDFTLNRNHSCVNSVDMATKFINQLRSY, from the exons atggaagtgaaagaggagagtcaagctgaagtggatgagaaacatcagattgtaaaaataaatcataatgtttcacagaaagaaactctgaaGACAGAAGAAATAAAGTGTGAAAATAGTTTCAGTGAAGATGAACGCCCTGCAGATCACAAGAGGACTCACAGTGAagagaaacctttcacatgtcaacagtgtggaaagagtttcggAAGAAAAGATAACCTTAAAACACACATGAGGATTCACAGTGAGgagaaacctttcacatgtcaacagtgtggaaagaatTTCAGAAGAAAAGTTAACCTTAACATACATGCAAGgattcatactggagagaaacctttcacatgtcaacagtgtggaaagagtttcacctTTAAATCGAACCTTAACCGCCACATGAAAGCTCACAGTGAGGAAAAGCCACACGCATGCCATcactgtgaaaagagttttTCAGATACAAGTAATCTTAAGATACACATAAGAGtacacactggagagaaaccttacacttgtcatctgtgtggaaagagtttcagagttGAAAGTATCCTTAAGATTCATgcaagaattcacactggagagaaaccgttcACATGCCATGAGTGTGGAAAATGTTTCAGAAGTAAGAATTGCCTTACAGCACACATGACAATTCACAAAGGAGAAAAACCTCATgcatgtcttcagtgtggaaagTGTTTCAGTGTGGAGAGTCATCTTAAGAGACACATGATAAATCACAGTGAAAAGAAACCTCACgcatgtcttcagtgtgaaaagagttacATAAATAAACGTGGACTTGAGACACACATGaaagttcacactggagagaaaccttacatatGTCTTctgtgtgaaaagagtttcaccGATAAACGTGGACTTGAAACTCACATGATCACTCACAC aagagtttcaaaacaaaagcaaaccttaaaaaacacgcaagatttcacactcaatagaaaCCATTCatgtgtcaacagtgtggatatGGCAACAAAGTTTATAAATCAGCTGAGGtcttattaa